From the Pleurodeles waltl isolate 20211129_DDA chromosome 6, aPleWal1.hap1.20221129, whole genome shotgun sequence genome, the window TGTTGCCTCACTTCTTGTCTTGTGGCCCATAAATGTAGTTCTAACCTACACATACTGCCTTTTTTGTGCCTGTAGGTGCCATTGTCCGAACAGTTCTACTTCAAAGATTGGGCGTCAGGTATGCGTTGACCCATTATCCTGTGCGTTATTGCTTTGCGATGATCAGTCCTGTTCTCTTGCAGATGAGGTGAGGAATGGGACCTACCGGCAGCTCTTCCACCCAGAGCAGCTCATTACCGGAAAGGAGGATGCAGCTAATAACTATGCCCGTGGCCATTACACCGTTGGGAAAGAGATCATCGACCTGGTGCTGGAGCGCATCCGGAAACTGGTGAGTAGATGTGGCATTCAGTGCCCACTTGCCACGGTAGCTACATTTCCATTGTGGGTCACAAGGTTTGTGGAGAAGTGATGGGCAGCTGCCGGTATGGTCGCTCCTCTGGCTGATGGAGTTGGGAGGGGGGCAACATCAAATTCATGCTGATTGGTTCCTCACTTGCTACTCTTCATGTCATCTGCTTGTGCACCTCCCCTAGCCTGACTGATGGCGGAAGACTTCACTGGTTTCATTCTATAGCTCAAACATCGCTCTCACCCTAGTTCAGcctgatgttgatgcagtttgggATACCCCCTCCTTTTCAACTCGGCCCCAATGTACCTTATGCCCTTCCAAACCAATTCCTTTGTTTTGAGACCGGTATTAAGACGTGCTGTGCTGGTGGGGCGGTCTGCCTAAACGCTGTTGTACGCAACTTATATTGAATGCCTCTCTAACCAGTCATCAAATAACTCACTTTGTTTCTCATCACTTTTGTTGCCACCAAATCGTCCATCCCCTTTTGCAAAACATGCATCCATCATATCTTCACATTCCACATCTGTTTTTCACTTCAAAAACAATGTATCTGCTTTATCGGTGTTTGGTCCAGTGCTTATTCACATGCTCCACTGCTCTCCATCACCGCTCATGCAGCGCATGCATAGGAGGTGGTAAATAGGCTTCAGTCTTTTGATGTTCACTATCGACTtggcaacattttaaaaacttTGTCAGTTTAACCCATTTCTCCTACTTTAAAAATATCATACCAACCTGCTTTCTTCGGGATAGTGTTTTAAATTAACACATTTACAAGATTGACAAGAGTCCGCATGAATCAGATCTACTGGTCCTTTGCCTCTTTTTTCACTACAGATTCAATAGTTGGGTTCGTCTAAATTGTCCTATGTTCTGGACTAAACTGGGACTTTAGCGAGGTTCTGTAGTGCCAGGATAAGGTGATACCATGCACAAGTGATGCGGCCAGCAAGTACATATACTTTGTTCTTAGCCTGACCCTTCTTCGAGATTCATATCTGCTTTTGTTGATGTGCAAGTGCATTTGTTTTGGTAAGAGATTTCCAGAGTTGACTAACAATAATAGGCTCTACGCTCAGTGCCTGTATTTGTGTTCAATAAATCTTTCTATCATTTATTTCCCAGGCTGACCAGTGTACTGGACTGCAGGGCTTCCTGATCTTCCACAGTTTTGGGGGTGGCACTGGCTCTGGATTCACATCCCTGCTCATGGAACGTCTTTCTGTTGACTATGGCAAGAAGTCCAAGCTAGAGTTTGCGATCTACCCTGCTCCCCAAGTATCAACTGCTGTGGTTGAGCCCTACAACTCCATCCTTACAACTCACACCACACTGGAGCACTCGGACTGTGCATTCATGGTCGACAACGAGGCCATCTATGACATTTGTCGGCGAAACTTGGACATCGAGCGCCCAACATACACTAACCTTAACCGGCTCATCGGCCAGATTGTCTCCTCCATCACAGCCTCGCTGCGGTTTGATGGTGCCCTCAACGTGGACCTGACAGAGTTCCAAACCAATTTGGTGCCATATCCCCGCATCCACTTCCCGCTGGTGACCTACTCGCCCATCATCTCGGCCGAGAAGGCATACCACGAGCAGCTCTCTGTGTCCGAGATCACCAATGCATGCTTTGAGCCATCCAACCAAATGGTGAAGTGCGACCCCCGCCATGGCAAGTacatggcttgctgcatgctgtacCGGGGCGACGTTGTGCCGAAGGATGTCAATGCGGCCATCGCCGCCATCAAAACAAAGCGAACCATCCAGTTTGTGGATTGGTGTCCGACTGGTTTCAAGGTATGTAATGTGTGCTTTTCCCATCCGGCTGCATTCGTGCTCTTAATCCGCTAAACATGAGCTGGTGCTCTGCCCGAGCGCGCCAGGTAAATGCGTGGGTTTCAGGGCAGAGAACTGCCACTCCTGTTAGTATGAGGAACTGTCTACGGGAGACGTTACTGTACTAACAGGAAACACTGTAGGCCTTCTCCCTGTGACACCTGCAGATGCCCCGGCTGTGAGCAGTGCATGAAGTTAGTTTGCAGTGAAGGTGGCTTGGAGTCGGTGTTATGCATCATATGGGCCTTCCAACCAGGAACATATCAGCTAATGCTGTCTTCCGCCTGAAGGTCAGAGATCAGGTGACTAGTCCGGGACTGCGCTTAAATGATTTGACACTGGCTATTAATTAATACCATTTTAAAGTAGTGGGTAAGAGAATTTTGTACTTTGAAAAGTGGATAACTGGGTATTAAACTTGGCCTTACACAACCCCGGGTGCTATATGCCCATTTCATACTCTTTGTGCCAGGTGAGTAGTTGGCCCTCCTCCACACCTCTCTGCACATGCCAAGTGCTGTGGTCCATAGGGCTGTGTTGGCAGCATTCGCTGGTATTCGGATTGGATTGCTGCTTTTTCTATGGCCATAAAAGATGCTTTTGGGGAGCGCTTTATAGCATTGCTTACCTTTCTGCGTTTATATCAGTTTGCACTGTTTATGACTAggtaactgaaatatctgtataCCGAGCTTAAAAATATGTGTTCCTTTTTAGGTTGGCATTAACTATCAGCCCCCAACGGCTGTCCCTGGCGGGGACCTCGCCAGAGTCCAGAGAGCAGTCTGCATGCTGAGCAACACCACAGCCATTGCGGAGGCCTGGGCCCGCCTCGACCACAAGTTTGACCTCATGTATGCCAAGCGCGCCTTCGTCCACTGGTACGTTGGAGAGGGTATGGAGGAAGGAGAGTTTTCAGAAGCTCGCGAGGATCTGGCCGCTTTGGAGAAAGACTACGAGGAGGTGGGCACCGACTCAGTGGAGGGAGAAGATGAAGGAGAGGAATATTAGGTGCAGAATGGCCTGACCCAACCTTCTGGCCTGATGCTCTGTGGTTTGCAATAATTGTAGAAACTTGTCTGTTCTCTTATTCTTGTTCCTGTCCATGTACACGTTATCATTCCTGTCTCAAGCTGCTTGGAATAAAGACTTTTTAATccagattttttttaatgctttttatctGTATAGGTTTCTGGTTCCTGTCGAGAATAGCGGATCCATGGGGGGTTCAATGCTAAATAAAGCTAGTGGGGCTAGAATAGAAGCCTTCTGTAATAGACCAGCTCCCTGTGCCCTCTTTCATTGCCCTTTTCCCACTAACTCGTTGGAATTTGGCACCAAGAATTAGTTGTCTCTGAGTGACATCACACTAATTGGTGCAATTAAATTAACTTTAAAGATGGTTGTTTGTGTAAAGTGTGCACATGCTAAAAATATAGCACTAATAATACAATAGAAACCTATAGTAATCTCAAAACGAGCCTATCACATACCTTCATTCCAGCCCAAAATCCTTTACAGTATGGATAGGATCTAGAACACAGAGCTTATAAATAGGCATACCAAACTGTTTGGCTGTGCTTCATCTGCCAGTAGTGTGGTAGGCACAAATACACTTCATTATGTTGAGTCCTATGAAGAAATGAGTGTTGGTGGAGCCAAAGTACAACTATCACTACAGCAAAGAACATTTTATTTTCAGCCCTGTCCTTCACCTCGTTGGGATCATGTAATGCACATAAGGATTATTTTGAGCAGG encodes:
- the LOC138300110 gene encoding tubulin alpha-1C chain-like, whose protein sequence is MRECISVHVGQAGVQIGNACWELYCLEHGIQPDGNMPSDKTIGGGDDSFNTFFSETGAGKHVPRAVFVDLEPAVIDEVRNGTYRQLFHPEQLITGKEDAANNYARGHYTVGKEIIDLVLERIRKLADQCTGLQGFLIFHSFGGGTGSGFTSLLMERLSVDYGKKSKLEFAIYPAPQVSTAVVEPYNSILTTHTTLEHSDCAFMVDNEAIYDICRRNLDIERPTYTNLNRLIGQIVSSITASLRFDGALNVDLTEFQTNLVPYPRIHFPLVTYSPIISAEKAYHEQLSVSEITNACFEPSNQMVKCDPRHGKYMACCMLYRGDVVPKDVNAAIAAIKTKRTIQFVDWCPTGFKVGINYQPPTAVPGGDLARVQRAVCMLSNTTAIAEAWARLDHKFDLMYAKRAFVHWYVGEGMEEGEFSEAREDLAALEKDYEEVGTDSVEGEDEGEEY